A portion of the Cellulophaga algicola DSM 14237 genome contains these proteins:
- a CDS encoding LytR/AlgR family response regulator transcription factor, protein MLEAVLVDDEAKALQSLTWELTNFSDEIEVVASFTNPLQALEYLEKKENTPDCLFLDIEMPTMDGFQFIQKLKNKDFPVVITTAYNQYAIKALKHEAIDYLLKPIDSDDLSDTIAKIKKFNSRTITSEKLEKILLNFNATSLQKKITINTDGKLVFLQSDEILYVESDGNYSTIYLTDGHKIVLTKKLKEVNEILPSDCFYRIHNSYIINLNKIKEFIKTDGYIILESNHKIPVSRQKKSDFLDLI, encoded by the coding sequence ATGCTCGAAGCCGTACTTGTTGATGATGAAGCTAAAGCCCTCCAAAGTTTAACTTGGGAGTTGACTAATTTTAGCGATGAAATTGAGGTAGTTGCCTCATTCACCAACCCATTACAGGCATTAGAATATCTTGAAAAAAAAGAAAACACCCCTGATTGTCTATTTTTAGACATTGAAATGCCCACTATGGATGGCTTTCAATTTATTCAAAAATTAAAAAACAAAGACTTCCCTGTAGTTATTACAACCGCATACAACCAATATGCCATCAAGGCATTGAAACATGAAGCTATAGACTACTTACTGAAACCAATAGATTCTGATGATTTAAGTGATACGATTGCTAAAATTAAAAAGTTTAATTCTAGAACGATTACAAGTGAGAAATTAGAAAAAATTTTATTGAATTTTAACGCCACATCCCTCCAAAAAAAAATTACAATTAACACGGACGGAAAGTTAGTTTTTCTACAGAGTGATGAAATTTTATATGTTGAATCTGATGGTAATTATAGCACTATCTACCTTACAGATGGTCATAAAATTGTCCTTACCAAAAAACTAAAAGAAGTTAATGAAATTCTCCCCAGTGATTGCTTTTACCGCATTCATAATTCGTACATAATTAACTTAAATAAAATTAAAGAATTTATTAAAACAGATGGCTACATCATACTAGAGTCTAATCACAAAATACCTGTCTCAAGACAAAAAAAATCAGACTTTTTAGATTTAATATAA
- a CDS encoding ribonucleotide-diphosphate reductase subunit beta, protein MSVIEPILQENKDRFVIFPIQHNDLWEWYKKQEACIWTAEEIDLSEDANDWNNKLNDDERYFIKHILAFFAASDGIVNENLAENFVNEVQYSEAKFFYGFQIMMENIHSETYSLLIDTYVKDEKEKTVLFQAIENFPAIKKKADWALKWIDSPSFAERLIAFAAVEGIFFSGSFCSIFWLKKRGLMPGLTFSNELISRDEGMHCDFAVHLHNKHIINQVPKERITEILVDALNIEREFITESLPASLIGMNSKLMTQYLEFVTDRLLVELECDKVYNSTNPFDFMDMIGMEGKTNFFEKRVSEYQKAGVLNSDKEGDSKISFDADF, encoded by the coding sequence ATGTCAGTAATAGAGCCCATCTTACAAGAGAATAAAGATAGATTTGTGATTTTTCCAATTCAACATAATGATTTGTGGGAGTGGTATAAGAAACAAGAGGCTTGTATTTGGACAGCAGAAGAAATTGACTTAAGTGAAGATGCTAACGATTGGAATAATAAGTTAAATGATGATGAGCGTTACTTTATAAAACATATTTTGGCATTCTTTGCTGCATCTGATGGGATTGTAAATGAGAATTTAGCAGAGAATTTCGTAAATGAAGTTCAGTATTCAGAGGCTAAGTTTTTCTACGGGTTTCAAATTATGATGGAGAACATCCATTCTGAAACCTATTCTTTATTGATTGATACTTATGTTAAAGATGAAAAAGAAAAAACGGTTCTTTTTCAAGCAATAGAAAACTTTCCTGCTATTAAGAAAAAAGCAGATTGGGCTTTAAAGTGGATTGATTCACCAAGTTTTGCAGAGCGTCTTATTGCATTTGCAGCAGTAGAAGGCATTTTCTTTTCCGGATCATTCTGCTCTATTTTCTGGCTGAAGAAAAGAGGTTTGATGCCTGGGTTAACATTCTCTAATGAATTAATTTCTCGTGATGAAGGAATGCATTGTGATTTTGCTGTGCATCTTCATAACAAGCATATCATAAATCAAGTTCCAAAAGAACGTATCACAGAAATACTTGTAGACGCATTAAATATTGAAAGAGAATTTATCACAGAATCATTACCAGCAAGTTTGATAGGTATGAATTCTAAATTAATGACACAATATCTTGAGTTTGTAACCGATAGATTATTGGTTGAATTAGAATGTGATAAGGTTTACAATTCAACAAATCCATTTGATTTTATGGATATGATTGGAATGGAAGGAAAAACTAATTTCTTTGAAAAAAGAGTTTCAGAATATCAAAAAGCGGGAGTTTTAAATTCTGATAAGGAAGGAGATTCTAAGATTAGCTTCGACGCAGACTTCTAA
- a CDS encoding ribonucleoside-diphosphate reductase subunit alpha: MYVLKRDGRKEPMMFDKITARVRKLCYGLNELVDPIKVSMRVIEGLYDGVTTSELDNLAAEISATMTTTHPDFAKLAARISVSNLHKNTKKSFADTMKDLYEYVNPRNGKKSPLLSDEVFKVISENAAFLDSTIIYNRDFGYDYFGFKTLERSYLLKINGQIAERPQHMLMRVSVGIHLDDLEAVVETYELMSKKFFTHATPTLFNSGTPKPQMSSCFLLAMKDDSIDGIYDTLKQTAQISQSAGGIGLSIHNVRATGSYIAGTNGTSNGIVPMLQVFNDTARYVDQGGGKRKGSFAIYVEPWHADIYEFLDLKKNHGKEEMRARDLFYAMWIPDLFMRRVEANEEWTLMCPNECPDLFKHHSEVFETMYLKYEAENKGRKTVKARDLWEKILESQIETGTPYMLYKDAANRKSNQKNLGTIRSSNLCTEIMEYTSPDEVAVCNLASIALPMFIKNGEFDHKELFRVTKRVTRNLNKVIDRNYYPVKEAENSNMRHRPIGLGVQGLADAFIMLRLPFTSDAAKALNQEIFETLYFAAVTASMEMAKEEGPYSSYEGSPISEGEFQYNLWGIKDEELSGRWDWDKLRKEVKKNGVRNSLLVAPMPTASTSQILGNNECFEPYTSNIYTRRVLSGEFIVVNKHLLEDLVHLGLWNESLKQELMRANGSIQHIDIIPQDIKELYKTVWELSMKDIIDMSRQRGYFIDQSQSLNLFMEGANFSKLTSMHFYAWKSGLKTGMYYLRTKSAVDAIKFTLDNTKKKEVPVSVAADAEIVAATPVLKPEVKIAATPVIQQEVAIEPMTPQEMKEMIARAKEGQADDDCLMCGS, encoded by the coding sequence ATGTATGTACTAAAGAGAGACGGAAGAAAAGAACCAATGATGTTTGATAAGATTACGGCAAGAGTTCGTAAACTTTGTTACGGACTAAATGAGCTAGTAGATCCTATAAAAGTTTCTATGAGAGTGATCGAAGGGTTGTATGATGGTGTTACAACTTCAGAGCTAGATAACCTAGCGGCTGAAATTTCGGCAACAATGACAACAACGCATCCAGATTTTGCAAAATTAGCGGCAAGGATATCAGTATCTAATTTACATAAGAACACAAAGAAATCTTTCGCAGATACGATGAAAGATCTTTATGAATATGTAAACCCTAGAAATGGTAAGAAGTCTCCCTTGTTGTCTGATGAGGTATTTAAAGTGATTTCAGAAAATGCCGCGTTTTTAGATTCTACTATTATTTATAACCGAGATTTTGGCTACGATTATTTTGGTTTTAAAACATTAGAGCGTTCATACCTTTTAAAAATTAATGGTCAAATAGCAGAACGTCCTCAACATATGTTAATGCGGGTGTCTGTGGGGATACATTTAGATGATTTAGAAGCGGTTGTAGAGACTTACGAGCTAATGTCTAAAAAGTTCTTTACACACGCTACACCAACATTATTTAACTCAGGGACTCCAAAACCACAAATGTCTTCTTGCTTTCTTTTGGCAATGAAAGATGATAGTATTGACGGTATATATGATACTTTAAAACAAACTGCTCAGATTTCTCAATCTGCAGGAGGTATAGGTTTGTCTATACATAATGTACGTGCAACAGGATCCTATATTGCAGGGACTAATGGTACTTCAAATGGTATTGTTCCAATGTTGCAAGTATTTAATGATACGGCACGCTACGTAGATCAAGGAGGAGGAAAACGTAAAGGTAGTTTTGCAATCTATGTGGAGCCATGGCATGCTGATATTTATGAGTTTTTAGATCTTAAAAAGAATCATGGGAAAGAAGAAATGCGTGCTAGAGATTTATTCTATGCCATGTGGATTCCAGATTTATTCATGAGAAGAGTAGAGGCTAATGAAGAGTGGACGCTAATGTGTCCTAATGAATGTCCAGATTTATTTAAGCACCATAGTGAGGTTTTTGAAACTATGTACTTAAAATATGAAGCTGAAAATAAAGGCCGTAAAACAGTAAAAGCAAGAGACCTTTGGGAAAAAATACTTGAATCTCAAATTGAAACAGGTACGCCTTACATGTTGTATAAAGATGCAGCAAACCGTAAGAGTAATCAAAAGAATCTAGGGACTATTCGTTCTTCAAACTTGTGTACGGAGATTATGGAGTATACCTCTCCTGATGAGGTTGCAGTATGTAATTTGGCATCGATTGCCTTGCCAATGTTTATAAAGAATGGTGAGTTTGATCATAAAGAATTGTTTAGAGTTACCAAGCGTGTAACAAGAAACTTAAACAAGGTTATAGATAGAAATTATTACCCAGTTAAAGAGGCTGAAAATTCTAACATGCGTCATAGGCCAATAGGTTTAGGGGTGCAAGGGTTGGCCGATGCTTTTATAATGTTACGTTTGCCATTTACAAGCGACGCAGCTAAAGCATTAAACCAAGAGATTTTTGAAACGCTTTATTTTGCAGCGGTAACCGCTTCAATGGAAATGGCGAAAGAAGAAGGGCCTTATTCTAGTTATGAGGGTTCTCCAATTTCAGAAGGGGAATTTCAATACAATCTTTGGGGAATAAAAGATGAGGAATTATCTGGCCGTTGGGATTGGGATAAACTTCGTAAAGAGGTGAAGAAAAACGGGGTGCGGAACTCTTTATTAGTAGCGCCAATGCCAACAGCATCTACCTCTCAAATTTTAGGGAATAATGAATGTTTTGAGCCTTATACGTCTAACATTTATACGAGAAGAGTACTGTCTGGTGAGTTCATTGTTGTAAATAAGCATTTGTTAGAAGATTTAGTACATCTTGGATTATGGAATGAGAGTCTAAAACAGGAGCTAATGAGAGCCAATGGTTCTATTCAACATATAGATATCATTCCTCAAGATATTAAAGAGTTATACAAAACTGTTTGGGAATTAAGCATGAAAGACATTATAGATATGTCTAGACAAAGAGGGTATTTTATTGATCAAAGTCAGTCTCTTAACTTATTCATGGAGGGCGCTAACTTTTCTAAATTAACTTCAATGCATTTTTATGCTTGGAAGAGTGGTTTAAAAACAGGAATGTATTATCTAAGAACTAAATCTGCAGTAGATGCCATTAAGTTTACACTAGATAATACAAAGAAAAAAGAGGTTCCTGTTAGTGTTGCTGCGGATGCAGAAATAGTAGCGGCGACACCAGTTCTTAAGCCTGAGGTTAAAATAGCCGCTACCCCTGTTATACAGCAAGAGGTAGCTATAGAGCCCATGACGCCTCAAGAGATGAAAGAAATGATTGCGAGAGCAAAAGAAGGTCAGGCAGATGATGATTGTTTAATGTGTGGTTCTTAA
- a CDS encoding gluconate 2-dehydrogenase subunit 3 family protein yields the protein MDRRIALKNIGLSLGYVVATPTLISLVQSCNEQNVVEWTPDFLSKEEGSALHKLVDIILPKTDTPSASEVNVHIFIDKFANEIMEVEAQNFFKMSMGKFLNKAVADSGKESIADLSPEDLEPVLASAFKVSKDDEAKNFKMINSYNEAIKNGEATELDDTVSRFAFANNLRGLVIWSYKTSEYIGEEVLAYLPVPGEYIGCGDLQELTGGKAWSI from the coding sequence ATGGATAGAAGAATCGCCCTCAAGAATATAGGATTATCACTTGGTTATGTGGTAGCTACCCCAACATTAATTAGCTTAGTACAAAGTTGTAATGAGCAAAATGTTGTGGAATGGACACCAGACTTTTTATCTAAAGAAGAAGGTTCTGCACTACATAAACTAGTAGACATTATTTTACCTAAGACAGATACACCCTCTGCATCAGAAGTAAACGTTCATATTTTTATAGATAAGTTCGCTAACGAAATCATGGAAGTAGAAGCGCAAAATTTCTTTAAAATGTCTATGGGTAAATTTTTAAATAAAGCAGTAGCAGATTCTGGAAAGGAAAGTATTGCAGATTTAAGCCCAGAAGATTTAGAACCTGTTTTAGCAAGTGCATTTAAAGTATCAAAAGATGATGAAGCTAAAAACTTCAAAATGATTAATTCTTACAATGAAGCTATCAAAAATGGAGAAGCTACGGAATTAGATGATACTGTTTCAAGATTTGCGTTTGCAAATAACCTAAGAGGTTTAGTTATCTGGAGTTATAAAACATCTGAATACATAGGTGAAGAAGTTTTAGCTTACTTACCTGTACCTGGTGAATATATTGGTTGTGGAGATTTACAAGAATTAACTGGCGGAAAAGCCTGGTCTATCTAG